One genomic region from Cataglyphis hispanica isolate Lineage 1 chromosome 11, ULB_Chis1_1.0, whole genome shotgun sequence encodes:
- the LOC126852802 gene encoding uncharacterized protein LOC126852802 isoform X3: MEYRCGSTRCEDDSLENEKGISVASDLRGSSRRGTSHTRGTAMSFGFRRRPTSGIPMPITNYAAGTVTEKSMLHPRSKSAGPEQNRRRAMDDDNSNAIHNSSSGRSTPRLAPPKKDSNGTGVRTNRFGYRQPQARFTNKVGDICSSHNISHYNQEKLQQHQQQQYYQQQQQENYFIKQQQPNRVAHVQQHLCSTTVPTKPRSSPSNNVAYGGSNNMMTQYADANRRVSSIPEPISRYTLHTSHLPLPQYAVRVSDSNSKIAKTAANQSRKISTSKGSSSSKEGSVTEDSGVSSQPAGPEDGRIRSMDYVDESSLRRRGVGRPRNLRMVVNGKSFDVRDVRDDDSTVTEISVIPLPKSFATAAVNLNTGFVRERATQYQRIVNKDNRYTDSTASMSTTSSEGYEEGCLSEEKVYKDRSRTEKIPSIKSDFSPLSSDDPEYGHGEAMADEYSLSSSDECQRSNSIIVQHAQAITAATKSNTASKNALRSVLLTIEDPAFAAAAATTTTLIDDETSPVDSLFDSPTASITQSDGKPSKRDEEHALERSDNTLEDDSPGTPTNASNSLSLSEGREFFDDEIADQPGLIFDDSNSRARIETQSAMGNQVITENSHTLIETSSKTGGAHVKGVINSPHHGQRLHRTGSVDTLSPCESIASDDLMLDYDGSDASSYEEQQRLNSNTALHDLDDATIISELEAQGEEVMRQWSSLLSTAHMQDEVNSNSANNNSVNNAMGNNNNQTTIESGIGSDRMSRLLRNRSGTESPRSLDNMRNRQVSSPMRTSGSVSSSCVDSGDESSLRIDRGTYQYMFQDIVSIKTMLLKLKRVLQESGENDLTRAETLNPFDNPKNGLFCNLNEGGTTDVSTSPGSGGNSIADELTDLRRQVVFLQGQVEDRDRTIQSRDRTIELLEVNNELQMSKLQGPKNGDAQSCILSMRNNDISSVDTCNAATQTEKTRPVSAGPSLLQSLPQDGVMGPLVSWSDSDHQRLSMLSELKSAGSPRKPTERLPHTLRLRQEQIPTRRANAHARRNSETLVSGSFTKPKDCAKSPCDSNDAEQCDVKVEGNTIKSLIPTPRKLRF; this comes from the exons ATGGAGTACCGGTGCGGCAGCACGAGATGCGAGGACGATTCGCTGGAGAACGAGAAGGGCATCAGCGTTGCG AGCGATCTACGGGGTTCTTCAAGGCGTGGCACGTCACACACACGCGGCACCGCGATGTCTTTCGGCTTCCGGCGAAGGCCCACTAGCGGAATTCCGATGCCGATAACGAACTACGCCGCCGGCACCGTCACCGAGAAAAGCATGCTACATCCACGATCGAAGTCGGCCGGTCCGGAACAGAATCGCAGACGGGCAATGGACGACGACAACAGCAACGCGATCCATAATTCGTCATCCGGCCGGTCGACGCCGCGATTGGCGCCGCCGAAGAAGGACTCGAACGGAACCGGTGTCAGAACCAACCGTTTCGGGTATCGGCAGCCCCAGGCGAGATTCACAAACAAGGTCGGCGACATCTGTAGCAGTCACAATATCAGCCACTACAATCAGGAGAAGCTGCAACAACATCAGCAGCAACAATATTATCAGCAACAACAGCAggaaaactattttatcaaACAACAGCAGCCGAATAGGGTCGCGCACGTGCAGCAACATCTGTGCAGTACGACGGTGCCGACGAAGCCTCGCTCGTCGCCATCAAATAACGTGGCTTATGGCGGCAGTAACAATATGATGACGCAGTACGCGGACGCGAACAGACGAGTCTCAAGCATTCCAGAACCCATTAGCAGGTATACTCTGCATACTAGTCACCTGCCGCTTCCACAGTATGCTGTGCGAGTAAGCGATTCCAACTCTAAGATCGCTAAGACAGCGGCGAATCAAAGCAGGAAGATATCCACCTCGAAGGGTTCGTCCAGTTCGAAGGAGGGCTCAGTGACCGAAGATTCGGGCGTCAGCAGTCAGCCGGCTGGTCCAGAAGACGGTAGGATTAGGTCGATGGATTATGTGGACGAAAGCTCTTTGAGAAGACGCGGCGTCGGTAGACCGAGAAACCTGCGTATGGTGGTAAACGGTAAAAGCTTTGACGTGAGAGATGTCCGAGACGACGACAGCACGGTCACGGAGATTTCTGTGATTCCGTTGCCCAAGTCGTTCGCGACCGCCGCAGTCAATCTGAATACCGGCTTTGTGCGCGAACGAGCTACGCAGTACCAACGAATCGTTAATAAGGACAACAGGTATACCGACTCAACCGCGTCAATGTCTACGACGTCCTCGGAGGGGTACGAAGAAGGTTGTCTGAGCGAGGAGAAGGTCTACAAAGACCGTTCTCGTACGGAGAAAATCCCATCCATAAAATCGGACTTTAGCCCGCTGAGTTCGGACGATCCCGAGTACGGTCATGGGGAGGCCATGGCGGATGAGTACTCATTGAGCTCCAGCGACGAGTGCCAGCGTTCAAATTCCATCATCGTTCAGCATGCGCAGGCGATTACCGCCGCTACGAAGAGCAACACGGCGTCGAAGAACGCTCTGCGTTCGGTGCTGCTCACCATCGAGGATCCGGCCTTTGCTGCCGCCGCTGCTACCACGACTACTCTGATAGACGACGAGACCTCGCCGGTCGATAGTCTGTTCGATAGCCCTACCGCTAGCATAACCCAGTCAGATGGAAAACCTTCGAAGAGGGATGAAGAACATGCTCTAGAACGTTCCGACAATACTCTTGAGGATGATAGTCCCGGCACGCCGACGAACGCCTCCAATTCGCTCAGCCTGTCCGAAGGTAGAGAGTTCTTCGACGACGAGATTGCGGATCAACCGGGATTAATCTTCGATGACAGCAACTCGAGAGCCAGAATCGAGACGCAGTCCGCGATGGGGAATCAAGTAATCACCGAGAATAGCCACACTCTAATCGAGACGAGCTCTAAGACAG gtGGTGCGCACGTCAAGGGTGTAATAAACAGTCCTCATCACGGACAGCGTTTGCATCGAACGGGAAGCGTAGATACTTTGTCCCCCTGCGAATCCATCGCCTCAGATGATTTAATGCTGGATTATGATGGCAGTGACGCGAGTTCTTACGAAGAACAACAGCG ATTAAATTCTAATACCGCATTGCACGATCTGGATGACGCCACTATAATTTCCGAATTGGAAGCTCAAGGCGAAGAAGTGATGCGACAGTGGAGCTCGTTGCTAAGCACTGCTCATATGCAGGACGAAGTGAATTCCAATTCCGCCAACAACAATTCCGTCAACAACGCAATGGGCAACAATAACAATCAGACCACCATCGAATCTGG aaTTGGAAGTGACAGGATGTCAAGGCTATTACGCAATAGATCCGGAACAGAGTCACCGCGTTCATTAGACAACATGCGCAATCGTCAAGTTTCTAGTCCTATGAGAACGTCGGGAAGT GTTTCATCCTCGTGCGTCGATTCCGGGGACGAGTCGAGTCTCAGGATAGATCGCGGAACGTACCAGTACATGTTCCAGGACATTGTCTCCATTAAGACGATGCTCCTGAAACTCAAGCGTGTCCTTCAGGag TCAGGGGAGAACGATTTGACGAGG gCAGAAACTCTCAACCCATTCGATAATCCGAAG AATGGCCTCTTCTGTAACCTGAACGAGGGTGGTACTACCGACGTAAGCACGTCACCGGGAAGCGGTGGTAATAGCATCGCGGACGAATTGACAGACTTAAGGAGGCAGGTGGTGTTTCTTCAGGGTCAAGTGGAGGATCGAGATCGTACCATACAATCGCGGGATCGCACTATCGAGCTACTTGAGGTAAATAACGAG CTCCAGATGTCGAAGCTTCAAGGACCTAAGAACGGCGACGCTCAAAGTTGCATCCTATCGATGCGTAATAATGACATTTCCTCCGTGGACACGTGTAACGCTGCAACGCAAACGGAGAAG ACACGTCCAGTATCAGCAGGACCCTCGCTCCTACAATCACTCCCACAGGATGGTGTTATGGGGCCTCTCGTTAG TTGGAGTGACTCGGACCATCAGCGACTTTCGATGCTCTCCGAGCTTAAGTCCGCCGGAAGTCCTCGCAAGCCAACCGAACGTTTACCTCATACGTTAAGACTTCGTCAGGAACAGATCCCGACACGTCGCGCTAACGCGCACGCGAGGAGAAACTCAGAGACACTCGTGTCAGGCTCGTTCACCAAGCCGAAGGATTGCGCGAAGTCGCCGTGTGATTCTAACGATGCAGAACAATGCGATGTTAAGGTAGAAGGAAACACAATCAAATCCCTCATTCCGACGCCTAGAAAGCTGCGGTTTTAA